The sequence TGGCGGGCGGGGAATGGGGAGGCAGGCCGAGGCGGCGGTTGCGTGCACGTGCGTTCAGCCTGCCCGCCGCTTGCGCCGGTCCGCGGCAAGCATTGGGAAAATCGGGCAGCCGCTGTTAGTATTGTTTGGTCAGGATACATCAGGGACGGCGCAAAACCAATTCTCCGGGCGGCAGGTTTCAGAACAGCACACTTTCGCCGCTGCATGCTTTGACCCCGGACACCGCCGCGCCTATATAGGCGGCACCTCGCGAGAAAGGCCAAACCCCGTGATCAGGTTCATACTCTCCTTCTTCGGCTCCATTTTCAGCACCATCACCCTTGGCGTGGCGATGGTGGCGCTGACCATCGGGGCGGTGTTCTGGATCTACGGGCGCGACCTGCCGAGCCATGAATCGCTGGCCCAGTACCAGCCCGCGACGATCAGCCGGATCTATTCGGGCGAGGGCTTTCTGATCGACGAGTTTGCCAAGGAACGCCGCCTGTTCACCCCGTCGCATGAGATTCCGGACCTGGTGAAACAGGCCTTCATTTCTGCCGAGGATAAGAACTTCTACAGCCATTCCGGCTATGACGCCCGCGGTATCGCCGCTGCCGCGATTGAGGCGGTGCGCTCGCGCGGGGAGAATGTGCGGGGCGCCTCGACCATCACCCAGCAGGTGATGAAGAACTTCCTGCTGTCCGGCGACCGCCGGGCCGAGCGCAAGATCAAGGAGATCATCCTCGCCACCCGGCTGGAGGAAACGCTCGACAAGGAACGGATTCTTGAGCTGTATCTGAACGAAATCTTCCTGGGCCAGAACTCCTATGGCGTGACCGCCGCGGCGCAGACTTATTTCAACAAAACGCTGAGCGACCTGGCCCCGCACGAGGCGGCGACGCTGGCCGCGATGCCCAAGGCGCCGTCGGACTACCACCCGGTGCGCCAGAAGGACCGGCTGCTGGCGCGGCGCAACTACGTGCTGCGGGAAATGCGCGAGAACGGTTATATCTCCGCCGACGTCTACGAGGTGGAGGTCGCGCAGCCGCTGCGGTCGGTGCAGAACGGCGATTTCGAGGCGTTCCGCACCGCGCTGCCGCCGCGGGACTATTTCACTGATGAAATCCGCCGCCAGCTGACCCAGGACTTTGGCGAGGGCGAATTCTTCACCGGCGGCTTCACCGTGCGCGCGACCCTTGACCACGAAATGCAGGCCGAAGCGGCGCTGGCACTGCGCGGCGGGCTGGAAAAATACGACCGCTCGCGCGGGAAATGGCGCGGCACCGGCGTGCAGCTGGAGGAGGCCCAGCTGGCGGACGAGACCACCTGGCGCGCCGCGCTGGCAGATGCCGATGTCCCGCGCGATATTGTTTTGGGCGGCAGGTGGCATCCGGCAGTGGTGCTGGAGGTCGGCAGCGAGTCGATGACCGTGGGTGTCGAGAAAAGCAAGGGCACCGGGTCGGTGCCGCGTTCCGATATCAAGTGGATGAAGGGCAGCTTTGCCGACAATTTCACCCGCGGCGACGTGGTGCTGGTCCGGGCCGAGAAGAAGGACGGCGAATTCAGCCATTGGTCGCTGCGGCAGGTGCCGGAAGTGCAGGGCGGCTTTGTCGCGATGGACGTGAACACGGGCCGGGTTCTGGCGATGCAGGGCGGCTTCTCCTACCAGCACTCGGTGTTCAACCGCGCCACCCAGGCTCTGCGCCAGCCGGGCTCCAGCTTTAAGCCGTTTGTCTATGCAGCGGCGCTGGACAGCGGTTACAGCCCAGCGACAATCGTGGTCGACGCCCCGATCGAGATCAACACGCCGCAAGGCCTGTGGCGGCCCAAGAACTCCAGCAACAAGTTCTACGGCCCCACGCCGCTGCGGACCGGGATCGAGATGAGCCGGAACCTGATGACCATCCGCCTTGCGCAAGAGGTGGGGATGCCGGTGGTTGCGGGCTATGCCGAACGCTTTGGCGTTTATGACAACATGGGCGCCTTCCTGGCCAACTCGCTGGGCTCGGAGGAGACCACGCTTTACAAGATGGTCGCGGCCTATGCGATGTTCGCCAATGGCGGCGAGCGGGTGCAGCCGACGCTGGTGGACCGGGTGCAGGACCGCTTCGGGCGCACCATCTACCGCCATGACGACCGCGACTGCGTGGATTGTTCCGACCCGTCGCTGGCTGCAGGGCAGGCGCCGCGGATCGTCACCGACCGCGAGCGGGTGATGGACCCGGTCACCGCTTACCAGCTGACCTCGATGATGAAGGGCGTGGTGGACCGCGGCACCGCCTCCAGTGTGATCAACCTGCCGGTGCCCACTGCTGGCAAGACCGGCACCACCAACGATTCGCGCGATGTCTGGTTTGTCGGCTTCACCTCCAACATTGTGGCGGGCTGCTACATGGGCTTTGACCAGCCCCGCCCGATGGGCCGCGGCGCCTATGGCGGCACCATGTGCGGCCCGGTGTTCCAGCAGTTCATGACCAAAGCGGTGGAGAAGTTCGGCGGCGGCCCGTTTGAGGTGCCGGAAGGCGGCCACTTCATCAAGATCGACCGCTATACCGGCAACCGGCTGCCGGATGATGCCTCTGGCCCGTATGTGGTCGCGGAGTACTTCCGGGATGGCGCGGAGCCGATCTTCGGCCTGACCTATGACGGCGGCTTTGCCATGGGGTCCAACCTGCCGCTGGTCGAGGAGGTGCAGCAGTCCGGCCGCAAGGTCACCACCTCCAGCGGCGGCACTGCGGTGCTGGGGCCCAAGGCCACTTTCGGCACTGTCAGTTCAGGCGGCCTGTACTAGGCGCCCGGCTACGCCCCCAGCAGCACAGCCTCGTGGCGCGTCACGCACTGGCGCGCCGTGGCGCCATAGGTGCCGGGGCACCAGCGCAAATCCGGCATGATCCTGAACAGCTCCTCCCGCACTGGCGCGTCCAGGGCCGACATCGCCTGGCTGCCGGGGTGGAAGCTTTCGGTCGGTGCGCCTTCGGCATAGATGATCTCGTGCCGGTCAAACAGCAGATGCACATAGGTCACCATGCCGCCGGGCTGCTGGCGGATGCTGCTGCCGTTGACCAGATGCAGGGCGGACACCAGCACCTCTTGCGCACCGCACAGCAGTGCGGCGGTTGACCCGGTGTAAAGCATCCGGTGCTGCGGCGAGACCAGCAGGTCGCGTTCCGCCCCGAACAGGCCCGCCGGAATGCGTACCGGCGCCAGATTGCCCTCCGCCGGAACGGTGGAGCAGCTGATCCAGCGCACCGGCTGCAGCCCGTTGTCACGCGTCACCACCTGATCGCCCGGCTGCAGGGTTTCGATGGCGCGCAGGCCCGCCGCGGTGGCAATCCTGGTGCCGGCGGAGTAGCAGATGATGTTTTCAATGCCGGAAAAGCTGACCACGCTGCCATCCAAGAGCGTCGCCGTGCCGGTCAGGCTGCCGCCGGTGTTGTCGGTGATGTTGAGCGAGCCCTTGTCCAGCTGCCCGTTGAAATCCAGCGTGTCGCCGGTTGTCTGACCGTCGTCGCCGCCCGTGATGGTGATATTGTTGCTGCCGCTGTCGCCGGTGTCGACGATGGTGAAGTAGTCGTCGCCGTCGCCGCCGGTGGCGGAATCGCCTTCACCCGCGATGAGGCTGTCATTTCCGGCGCCGCCCTCCAGCGTGTCGGCGCCGCTGCCGCCCGCCAGCGTGTCATCGCCGCCCTGCCCATAGATCACATCGTCCCCGGCGCCGCCGGAAATGCTGTCGTTGCCGTCCACGGGCGTTTCCGGCGGCACCGTGAAGGTGATGTTCGAGACCGTGTAGTCAGAGCCGTCAGTGCCGTCGGTCTGCAGATTGGCAGAGAGCACCAGCTGGTCGAATTCCCCGTAGCCGCTGATATTGAC is a genomic window of Leisingera caerulea DSM 24564 containing:
- a CDS encoding penicillin-binding protein 1A, with product MIRFILSFFGSIFSTITLGVAMVALTIGAVFWIYGRDLPSHESLAQYQPATISRIYSGEGFLIDEFAKERRLFTPSHEIPDLVKQAFISAEDKNFYSHSGYDARGIAAAAIEAVRSRGENVRGASTITQQVMKNFLLSGDRRAERKIKEIILATRLEETLDKERILELYLNEIFLGQNSYGVTAAAQTYFNKTLSDLAPHEAATLAAMPKAPSDYHPVRQKDRLLARRNYVLREMRENGYISADVYEVEVAQPLRSVQNGDFEAFRTALPPRDYFTDEIRRQLTQDFGEGEFFTGGFTVRATLDHEMQAEAALALRGGLEKYDRSRGKWRGTGVQLEEAQLADETTWRAALADADVPRDIVLGGRWHPAVVLEVGSESMTVGVEKSKGTGSVPRSDIKWMKGSFADNFTRGDVVLVRAEKKDGEFSHWSLRQVPEVQGGFVAMDVNTGRVLAMQGGFSYQHSVFNRATQALRQPGSSFKPFVYAAALDSGYSPATIVVDAPIEINTPQGLWRPKNSSNKFYGPTPLRTGIEMSRNLMTIRLAQEVGMPVVAGYAERFGVYDNMGAFLANSLGSEETTLYKMVAAYAMFANGGERVQPTLVDRVQDRFGRTIYRHDDRDCVDCSDPSLAAGQAPRIVTDRERVMDPVTAYQLTSMMKGVVDRGTASSVINLPVPTAGKTGTTNDSRDVWFVGFTSNIVAGCYMGFDQPRPMGRGAYGGTMCGPVFQQFMTKAVEKFGGGPFEVPEGGHFIKIDRYTGNRLPDDASGPYVVAEYFRDGAEPIFGLTYDGGFAMGSNLPLVEEVQQSGRKVTTSSGGTAVLGPKATFGTVSSGGLY
- a CDS encoding Hint domain-containing protein, whose product is MPSGYLVQLGDGSLDHGDTITSTYSSFTTDQNLGAGNWSWTGSDGGTPYTDEIEPGVYYLAADGNVYFVPDYGPPDTFSSASADNPPAYTDMDGPVEGTSGADTIDSSYTDSDGDQIDNGSGGGASGNQDTVEAGAGDDTVDAGADNDLVLGGAGGDSLEGGSGDDTIYGDSSTEAGLGDSQQHIDDSNVTDTSSGFTVTAKDLAGNASAANIDYYDGAFGVAGAISDSDSGIDAQIGYDKASGISEELIVDFDQNTTEASFSYNHLYTDGFGEEGHWAIYKDGVLVAQGDFTEDTAGTGAGTVNISGYGEFDQLVLSANLQTDGTDGSDYTVSNITFTVPPETPVDGNDSISGGAGDDVIYGQGGDDTLAGGSGADTLEGGAGNDSLIAGEGDSATGGDGDDYFTIVDTGDSGSNNITITGGDDGQTTGDTLDFNGQLDKGSLNITDNTGGSLTGTATLLDGSVVSFSGIENIICYSAGTRIATAAGLRAIETLQPGDQVVTRDNGLQPVRWISCSTVPAEGNLAPVRIPAGLFGAERDLLVSPQHRMLYTGSTAALLCGAQEVLVSALHLVNGSSIRQQPGGMVTYVHLLFDRHEIIYAEGAPTESFHPGSQAMSALDAPVREELFRIMPDLRWCPGTYGATARQCVTRHEAVLLGA